The stretch of DNA GCCTCACGCAGGTATTCGAGAACCTGTTTCGGAACAGCGTCCTGCACGGCTCAACCGGCGACCAACCGATGGACACCCGCGCCGACGAGCCTCAGGAACATGCACTGACCGTACGCGTCGGATGGCTCGACAACGACACGGGGTTCTACATCGAGGATACGGGCCCCGGTATCCCGCCGGACAAGCGCGAGAGCGTGTTCGAGTACGGGTACACCACCGACTCCGAGGGAACCGGTTTCGGGCTCGCAATCATCAATGAAATTACATTGGCACACGGCTGGGAAATCGACATCAGGGAAGGAGCGGAGGGTGGGGCTCGGTTTGAGTTCGTGACGGAAACGACCCAATAAGCGCAGAGCTCGAATGACAGGAAGAACAGGAGCCGTCTCACCCACAGCCACAACAAGAACAAAGATACTCGCTCACAATGGGTGACATATGGTACTCCTCGTTCCTTTCGACGGCTCTGCGCTGTCCGAAACCGCTCTCGAACGTGCCGCGTTGTTCGGCGAGGCGTTTTCGAAAGACGTCGTCGCACTCGTCGTCATCCCCGACGACGAAACGTACGCACAAGAGCGCGGTTGGGCGGATGGTGGAAGTTTCGATGCGGAGGGCTTCACTGAAAACCTGCGCGAACGCGTCGAGAACATTGCCCCTGAAGCGACCTTCCGCGTCGAACACGCCCGCGACCCCGAAGACGAACCGTACTCGTCGGTGACGATGAACATCGTGCGCACCGTCCGAAAGGTCGCAGCCGAGGTCGATGCAGACATCGTCTTTATCGGCAGCGAGAATGCCGGGCGCGTCTCCCAGCCGCTCACGAGCGTCGGCGCACCGGTTTCTGCCGACCCGCAGTACGATGTGCACATCGTCCGTCACGCGAAGTGACGCGACAGCGGACAAACAAAGTGCGTAAGCCCCCCGGTTGAGAACTCCTTCGCATGTGGCCATGGGGACATCTCGCGGTCGGGTATCTGCTGTACTCGTTGTATTATCGCGCGAAAGGCACGGACATCCCCAGTGCGGGCGTGTTCCTCGTCGCCCTCGGCACGCAGTTTCCAGACCTCATCGACAAGCCACTCGGCTGGACATTCGGCCTCCTCCCGAGCGGGCGGTCGCTCGCCCATTCGCTCTTCACGACGCTCGTCGTCATCGCCATCGCCGTTGCCATTGGGAAACGCCTCTCGCGGGTGCGGTTGGGGTGGGCGTTCGCGCTTGGCTACCTCTCACACCTCGTGGCCGACGGCCTCTATCCCGTGCTCGAAAGGGAGTTTATCTTCCTCTCGTATCTCGGCTGGCCGCTGCTTCCGGTTGCGCCCTACGAACACGAACCGGCGAGCATCCTCGCTCACTTCCTGTCGATGCAGTGGTCTGCGTACTTCGCCCTCGAACTGGTCCTCACGGCACTGGCGCTCGTCGTGTGGGTGGCAGACGGCCGACCCGGCCTCAACGTACTCAGACAGCAGGTCAGTGGACGCAGACAGGCGAGCGACGAGTAGCTACCCGAGTGAGATGTCGAGATACAGCATCACGACGGCCCCGAAAATCACGCCGAGGGTGGCGACGCGCTCGTTGCCGCTCGTGTGCGTCTCGGGGATGATTTCGTCACTGATGACGAACAACATTGCACCCGCGGCGAAGCCCATCGCGTAGGGGAGGAGGGCAGAAACAGTCTGGACGGCGTACGCGCCGAACACGGCGAGGGGGATTTCGACGACGCCCGAGCGAATCCCGGCGAACGCGGCGTAAAAGCGCCGGTCTAATCCGGCGTTGATGGCGGCAACCGACACCGCAAGCCCCTCTGGAATGTTCTGAATGCCGATGGCGAGCATGAGCGGGATGGCCGTGTCGATGTTCCCACTGCCGAAGCCGACGCCGACAGCGAGCCCCTCTGGCATGTTGTGAAGCGTGATGGCAAGGATGAACAGGATGACGCCGGACAGTCGCTCGTCCGTCACGGGCAGGTTCGTCGAAGGGTGGGCGGCGTCCGGGCGCGAGCGACCCGAAAGCAAATAGTGAGCGTGCGGGACGAGCATGTCAGAGCGGTCTAAAAACAACGCGCCGAGGACGACGCCCACGAGGACGGGGACGGGATTGCCGTTCGAATACTGCTCGATGCCGGGGATGATGAGGCTCGTGAAACTCGCCGCGAGCATGACGCCTGCAGCGAAGCCCAGTGCGGCGTCGAGCGCTTTCTCAGAAGGGTTGCGCCAGACGAGCACCAGCGACGCACCGAGCAGGTTGAACGAGGCGATTATCATCCCGCCAATCAGCCCGTGGATGACGGGATTAGACCCAAACAAACGGATGAATTCGTCAGCGAGCACCATGGCTACTCTTGGTCATACGAGAGGATTGCGAACCAGCGATTAAATCGTTGTGACATTGGCATATCCGGCGGCTGTATCGAGGAAGGTCAGCGCGGGTCTCCACGAGAGGTCATCGATTCAGCCGTGTCGCGGCGTGCGACGCTGGTCGGTTCAATCGCCCGAAGGAAGCGAACGACCAACACCAGTCCGAGAAGGCCCAACACCGCGAAGATGACAACCTGCGGGAGGACAACTGGCTGTCCATCACGCACCATGAACGCAATCATCGCAAGGACGGCCAAACCGAGCGTCGTGCCT from Haladaptatus sp. ZSTT2 encodes:
- a CDS encoding universal stress protein codes for the protein MVLLVPFDGSALSETALERAALFGEAFSKDVVALVVIPDDETYAQERGWADGGSFDAEGFTENLRERVENIAPEATFRVEHARDPEDEPYSSVTMNIVRTVRKVAAEVDADIVFIGSENAGRVSQPLTSVGAPVSADPQYDVHIVRHAK
- a CDS encoding metal-dependent hydrolase, translating into MWPWGHLAVGYLLYSLYYRAKGTDIPSAGVFLVALGTQFPDLIDKPLGWTFGLLPSGRSLAHSLFTTLVVIAIAVAIGKRLSRVRLGWAFALGYLSHLVADGLYPVLEREFIFLSYLGWPLLPVAPYEHEPASILAHFLSMQWSAYFALELVLTALALVVWVADGRPGLNVLRQQVSGRRQASDE
- a CDS encoding ZIP family metal transporter; protein product: MVLADEFIRLFGSNPVIHGLIGGMIIASFNLLGASLVLVWRNPSEKALDAALGFAAGVMLAASFTSLIIPGIEQYSNGNPVPVLVGVVLGALFLDRSDMLVPHAHYLLSGRSRPDAAHPSTNLPVTDERLSGVILFILAITLHNMPEGLAVGVGFGSGNIDTAIPLMLAIGIQNIPEGLAVSVAAINAGLDRRFYAAFAGIRSGVVEIPLAVFGAYAVQTVSALLPYAMGFAAGAMLFVISDEIIPETHTSGNERVATLGVIFGAVVMLYLDISLG